A genomic window from Arvicola amphibius chromosome 5, mArvAmp1.2, whole genome shotgun sequence includes:
- the Gnpda1 gene encoding glucosamine-6-phosphate isomerase 1 gives MKLIILDHYSQASEWAAKYIRNRIIQFNPGPDKYFTLGLPTGSTPLGCYQKLIEYYKNGDLSFKYVKTFNMDEYVGLPREHPESYHSFMWNNFFKHIDIHPENTHILDGNAADLQAECAAFEEKIQAAGGIELFVGGIGPDGHIAFNEPGSSLVSRTRVKTLAMDTILANARFFDGDLAKVPTMALTVGVGTVMDAREVMILITGAHKAFALYKAIEEGVNHMWTVSAFQQHPRTVFVCDEDATLELKVKTVKYFKGLMLVHNKLVDPLYSIKEKEIQKNQTAKKPYSD, from the exons ATGAAGCTCATTATCCTGGACCACTATTCCCAGGCCAGCGAGTGGGCGGCCAAGTACATTAGGAACCGCATCATCCAGTTTAACCCAGGGCCTGACAAGTACTTCACCTTGGGGCTCCCCACCG GGAGCACCCCACTTGGCTGCTACCAGAAGCTGATCGAGTACTATAAGAATGGAGACCTTTCCTTTAAATACGTGAAAACCTTCAACATGGATGAGTATGTGG GTCTGCCTCGAGAGCATCCGGAGAGCTACCACTCCTTCATGTGGAATAATTTCTTCAAGCACATTGACATCCACCCTGAAAACACCCACATCCTGGATGGGAACGCAGCTGACCTGCAGGCCGAGTGTGCTGCTTTTGAGGAGAAGATCCAGGCTGCAGGCGGGATCGAACTCTTTGTTGGAG GCATTGGCCCTGATGGACACATTGCTTTCAACGAGCCGGGCTCCAGTCTAGTGTCCAGGACCCGTGTGAAGACCCTGGCCATGGACACCATCCTGGCCAATGCTAGATTCTTTGATGGCGATCTTGCGAAGGTGCCCACCATGGCCCTAACAGTGGGCGTAGGCACTGTGATGGACGCTAGAGAG GTGATGATCCTCATCACAGGTGCGCACAAGGCTTTTGCTCTGTACAAGGCCATCGAGGAGGGCGTGAACCACATGTGGACTGTGTCTGCCTTCCAGCAGCATCCCCGCACCGTGTTTGTGTGTGACGAGGACGCCACCTTGGAGCTGAAAGTGAAGACGGTCAAGTATTTCAAAG GTTTGATGCTTGTTCATAACAAGTTGGTGGACCCCCTGTACAGTATTAAGGAGAAGGAAATTCAGAAAAACCAGACTGCTAAGAAGCCATATAGTGACTAG